One window of Rasiella rasia genomic DNA carries:
- a CDS encoding MotA/TolQ/ExbB proton channel family protein, with protein MLSLFLQDGVQEATDLEPVVEEKTLSVLELVMNGGLGAQIIIGILFILLFVAVYIYFERLFAIKAATAMDSNFMNQIRDNVASGNVQAAKVLCAQQNTPVSRLTEKGISRIGSPLEDINTAIENAGRLEVYKLEKNVSILATIAGAAPMIGFLGTVIGMVLAFHQLATSSGQAEMGALAEGIYTAMTTTVAGLIVGIIAYMGYNHLVVRTDKVVHQMEATAVDFLDLLNEPA; from the coding sequence ATGCTCTCACTTTTTTTACAAGATGGCGTTCAAGAAGCCACAGACCTTGAACCCGTTGTTGAAGAAAAAACCCTTTCCGTTTTAGAACTTGTTATGAATGGCGGGCTGGGTGCCCAAATAATAATTGGAATTCTTTTTATCCTGCTTTTTGTTGCGGTGTATATTTATTTTGAACGTTTGTTTGCCATCAAAGCAGCAACCGCGATGGATAGTAATTTTATGAATCAGATTAGGGACAATGTTGCCTCAGGAAACGTGCAGGCTGCAAAAGTGTTATGTGCACAACAAAACACTCCAGTTTCAAGACTTACCGAAAAAGGAATTTCCCGAATTGGAAGTCCATTAGAAGATATTAATACCGCAATTGAAAATGCCGGCCGACTAGAAGTTTATAAGCTAGAGAAAAATGTCAGTATTTTGGCAACTATAGCAGGAGCAGCTCCTATGATTGGGTTTTTAGGTACTGTAATTGGTATGGTTTTGGCCTTTCATCAATTGGCAACCAGCAGTGGGCAAGCAGAAATGGGTGCATTAGCTGAAGGTATTTACACAGCCATGACTACCACTGTAGCAGGACTAATTGTAGGTATTATTGCGTATATGGGGTATAACCACTTGGTAGTGCGAACAGACAAAGTAGTGCACCAAATGGAAGCTACGGCAGTCGATTTCTTAGACCTTTTAAACGAACCCGCCTAG
- a CDS encoding energy transducer TonB codes for MLDTKHKKKSMTITVILHVILLILLFYVGMTYLDPPPENGIAVNFGTTDTGSGNIQPTEPIKSAPKETTPPPVTQPKSEIKEEVITQDSEDAPVIKKEEKKKVQTETPKKVVPKKETPKVIEKTPDKSTKNALDNLINGPKSEGTAKGSEGDDKTGGGDKGNPNGDPNAQSYYGTGKGLDGDGNYLLGGRKPLNKPRNPQECNEAGKVVVSIEVDRNGNVTSAKPGVRGTTNNTRCLLDKAKENAMATRFNSDTKAPAKQIGKIIYNFTLSQ; via the coding sequence ATGTTAGATACTAAACATAAAAAAAAGAGTATGACCATCACGGTAATTTTGCACGTGATTCTACTCATTCTTTTGTTTTACGTTGGTATGACGTATCTAGATCCGCCCCCAGAAAATGGAATTGCTGTAAATTTTGGTACAACAGATACTGGCTCGGGCAACATACAACCTACAGAACCAATTAAGTCTGCGCCTAAAGAAACCACACCGCCACCTGTAACCCAACCAAAATCTGAAATTAAAGAAGAAGTTATCACACAAGACAGTGAAGATGCACCCGTAATTAAGAAAGAAGAAAAGAAAAAGGTGCAAACTGAAACTCCTAAAAAAGTTGTTCCTAAAAAAGAAACTCCAAAAGTAATTGAGAAAACACCAGATAAATCAACCAAAAATGCCTTAGATAACTTAATCAATGGACCTAAAAGTGAAGGTACAGCAAAAGGTAGTGAAGGCGATGATAAAACTGGAGGTGGAGATAAGGGTAATCCTAATGGTGATCCAAACGCCCAAAGCTATTATGGAACGGGTAAAGGTCTAGACGGTGATGGAAACTATCTCTTAGGCGGTAGAAAGCCTTTAAATAAACCTAGAAATCCGCAAGAATGTAATGAAGCGGGTAAGGTTGTTGTAAGTATAGAAGTAGATCGTAACGGAAATGTAACTAGCGCAAAACCTGGAGTACGTGGTACTACCAATAATACCAGGTGCTTGTTAGATAAGGCAAAAGAAAATGCAATGGCCACTCGGTTTAATTCAGATACAAAGGCGCCTGCAAAACAGATAGGTAAGATTATCTATAACTTCACGCTTTCTCAATAA
- a CDS encoding acyl-CoA dehydrogenase, translating into MDFSLSEEHLMIRDAARDFAKQEILPSVIERDNKQEFPKEIVKKMGELGFLGMMVDPKYGGGGMDTISYAIVVEELSKVDASCSVIVSVNNSLVCYGLDAYGNEAQKEKYLTKLATGEHLGAFCLSEPEAGSDATSQKTTAIDKGDHYVLNGTKNWITNGGSADTYLVIAQTDRDKGHRGINAFIVEKGWEGFEIGPKEDKLGIRSSDTHTLNFNDVKVPKENRIGDDGFGFKFAMKTLSGGRIGIAAQALGIAGGAYEMARDYSKIRKAFGTEICNHQAIAFKLADMHTEIEAARYLVYKSAWDKDNGNNYDMSSAMAKLKASKVAMDVTVEAVQVHGGNGFVKEYHVERLMRDAKITQIYEGTSEIQKIVISRGLLKD; encoded by the coding sequence ATGGATTTTTCTCTTTCTGAAGAACATTTAATGATACGTGATGCGGCGCGTGATTTCGCAAAGCAAGAAATTTTACCCAGCGTAATCGAACGCGACAACAAACAAGAATTTCCAAAGGAAATTGTTAAAAAAATGGGTGAACTAGGATTTCTTGGTATGATGGTAGACCCAAAATATGGCGGTGGCGGCATGGATACCATTAGCTATGCCATTGTGGTAGAAGAATTAAGCAAGGTAGATGCTTCTTGTTCTGTGATTGTGAGTGTAAACAACTCTTTGGTATGCTACGGGCTTGATGCCTATGGTAATGAAGCACAAAAGGAAAAATACTTAACAAAACTTGCCACAGGAGAACACCTTGGAGCTTTTTGCTTAAGTGAACCCGAAGCAGGTAGTGATGCAACCTCACAAAAAACCACTGCGATAGATAAAGGAGATCATTATGTATTAAACGGAACTAAAAACTGGATCACCAACGGCGGGAGTGCAGATACCTATTTAGTTATTGCGCAGACAGACAGAGACAAGGGACACAGAGGAATTAACGCATTTATTGTTGAAAAAGGTTGGGAAGGTTTTGAAATAGGACCGAAAGAAGATAAATTAGGTATTAGAAGTAGCGATACGCATACGTTAAACTTTAACGATGTAAAAGTGCCTAAAGAAAATAGAATTGGCGACGATGGTTTTGGCTTTAAATTTGCCATGAAAACATTAAGCGGTGGACGAATTGGTATCGCCGCTCAAGCACTTGGTATTGCTGGTGGAGCTTATGAAATGGCTCGTGATTACTCAAAAATACGTAAGGCTTTCGGTACCGAAATTTGCAACCATCAAGCCATCGCTTTTAAGTTGGCAGACATGCACACAGAAATTGAAGCAGCACGTTACCTTGTATACAAATCTGCTTGGGATAAAGACAACGGAAACAACTACGACATGTCTAGTGCCATGGCAAAATTGAAAGCGAGTAAAGTTGCTATGGATGTTACCGTAGAAGCAGTACAAGTACACGGTGGTAATGGTTTTGTAAAAGAATACCACGTAGAACGCCTGATGCGTGATGCCAAAATCACACAAATTTACGAAGGCACTTCAGAAATTCAGAAAATAGTTATCTCTAGAGGTTTATTGAAAGACTAG
- a CDS encoding ExbD/TolR family protein, whose product MNLRGRNKVSPEFSMSSMTDIVFLLLVFFLLTSPAITPDALDLILPKAKGKSTNQQKASVSITKDGAYYINKERVSEYGIEKQLQSILAGQEEPTIILRAEEGVPIEDAVFVMDVANKNNFKIVLAVRPN is encoded by the coding sequence ATGAACTTGCGTGGAAGAAATAAAGTAAGTCCAGAATTCAGTATGAGTTCTATGACAGATATAGTGTTTTTGCTCTTGGTGTTCTTTTTACTTACATCACCCGCAATTACACCAGATGCCTTAGATTTAATTCTTCCTAAGGCAAAAGGGAAATCTACCAACCAGCAAAAAGCATCGGTTAGTATCACCAAAGATGGCGCATATTATATTAATAAAGAGCGCGTAAGCGAATATGGTATTGAGAAGCAACTGCAATCTATTTTGGCAGGACAAGAAGAGCCAACCATAATTTTAAGGGCAGAAGAAGGAGTGCCTATAGAAGATGCCGTTTTTGTTATGGATGTAGCCAATAAAAACAACTTTAAAATCGTTTTAGCAGTGCGACCCAATTAA
- a CDS encoding T9SS type A sorting domain-containing protein: MKPFITSILLISFAFISCGSPSEELQTNSASKTLPADFMFMQRAYPTGSIKPNALNEALTWKEAQKKSQRNVLNVWEFAGPLNIGGRITDIEIPNDDATTYYVGAASGGIFKTTDGGANWQPIFDEVGVLSIGDIEISKANTDVIWVGTGEVNAGGGSLVYDGKGVYKSEDGGATWNNKGLPTTGSIGKVLIDPTNEDNILVAAMGPLFRNDNNRGVYRSQDGGDTWSQVLFVSEVTGAIDMAIHPTNGAIIYAAMWERMRRPEATTFGGATSGLYRSTDGGDTWNEMTNGLPSVASEKGRISIDISQSNPDVLYARYANAAGSIQGVYKSTDGGDTWIEKNSSQLQNVGFHWWFRGIYVDPSDENVLYNVDFIVQKSTDGGDSWATAFPNVHVDQHALAFNAQTAGEVLLGNDGGLYYSDDDGASSSKDLSLPITQLYRMYVDPQNEDKVYAGAQDNSTMRTTTGGLTNWNIINGGDGFQPLVDATDTNVIYALSQRGAFVKSTNDGASFSSATSGIAASDRKNWDTPTTFDPSDSQTLYYGANRLYRSTDAAASWTAISPDLTNGSGGGNNTYGTITTIDVSPLDSDLIYVGTDDGNVWVTQNGGNDWTNISVGIPNRWVTKVLADRDDVNRVFVTLSGYRYGEDEGNVYRSSNRGQVWGAIGASLPDIPINDIVKDANGNTFLATDVGVFGAATEAYVWQVIDGNMPSVVVNDLHIHEPSGMLYAATYGRSIYKLDLASVTLSTSEIEDTIKASIFPNPASDVVTIALTETVAQANIVIFDALGREVGNHSFKNQQRLVLSISTLETGSYFVKVITPFATSTKKLIVK; encoded by the coding sequence ATGAAACCTTTCATTACTTCCATTCTTTTAATTTCGTTTGCATTTATTTCTTGCGGTAGCCCTTCCGAAGAACTCCAAACAAATTCAGCAAGTAAAACACTCCCTGCCGACTTTATGTTTATGCAACGCGCGTATCCTACTGGGAGTATAAAACCAAATGCACTAAATGAAGCATTAACTTGGAAAGAAGCACAAAAAAAGTCGCAACGCAACGTATTAAATGTATGGGAATTTGCAGGTCCACTAAATATTGGCGGACGTATTACAGATATTGAAATACCAAATGATGATGCCACAACTTACTATGTTGGCGCAGCATCTGGGGGAATCTTTAAAACTACCGATGGCGGTGCAAATTGGCAACCCATTTTTGATGAGGTTGGCGTACTATCTATTGGCGATATAGAAATTTCAAAAGCAAATACCGATGTAATTTGGGTAGGTACTGGCGAGGTAAATGCAGGAGGTGGGTCTCTTGTATACGATGGTAAGGGTGTGTACAAAAGTGAAGATGGGGGTGCTACGTGGAACAACAAAGGTCTGCCAACCACCGGCAGTATTGGCAAGGTGCTAATAGATCCGACAAACGAAGATAATATTTTGGTAGCTGCCATGGGGCCGCTTTTTAGAAACGATAATAATCGTGGAGTATATAGAAGTCAAGATGGAGGTGACACCTGGAGCCAGGTATTATTTGTGAGTGAAGTTACGGGAGCCATAGACATGGCAATTCATCCTACAAATGGAGCTATCATCTATGCCGCTATGTGGGAACGTATGCGTAGACCAGAAGCAACAACTTTTGGTGGGGCAACTTCGGGATTGTATCGTTCTACAGATGGAGGAGATACATGGAACGAAATGACAAACGGTCTTCCTTCGGTTGCGAGTGAAAAAGGCAGAATAAGTATCGATATTTCACAATCTAATCCAGATGTGCTTTATGCGAGATACGCGAACGCAGCTGGAAGTATTCAAGGGGTGTATAAATCTACAGATGGTGGAGATACATGGATCGAAAAAAATTCTAGTCAGTTGCAAAATGTTGGTTTCCATTGGTGGTTTAGAGGAATTTACGTAGATCCTAGTGATGAGAACGTTCTTTATAACGTAGATTTTATTGTACAGAAGTCTACAGATGGTGGCGATTCTTGGGCTACCGCATTTCCAAATGTGCATGTAGATCAGCACGCACTTGCATTTAATGCTCAAACAGCAGGTGAAGTTCTGTTAGGTAATGATGGCGGTTTGTACTACAGTGATGACGACGGGGCATCTTCTAGTAAAGATCTTAGCTTGCCAATTACGCAGCTTTATAGAATGTATGTTGATCCACAAAATGAAGATAAAGTGTACGCTGGGGCTCAAGATAATAGTACCATGCGTACCACCACTGGCGGATTAACAAACTGGAACATTATTAACGGAGGTGATGGCTTTCAACCTTTGGTAGATGCTACAGACACAAATGTAATCTATGCATTGTCGCAGCGCGGAGCATTTGTAAAATCAACTAATGACGGTGCATCTTTTAGCAGTGCAACAAGTGGTATTGCTGCTTCAGACAGAAAAAATTGGGATACTCCAACAACCTTCGACCCTTCAGATTCGCAAACGCTATATTACGGAGCCAACAGATTGTACAGATCGACAGATGCAGCTGCAAGTTGGACGGCAATTAGCCCAGACCTAACAAACGGTTCGGGTGGTGGAAATAACACCTATGGTACGATTACTACTATAGATGTTTCGCCATTAGACAGCGATTTAATTTATGTGGGTACAGATGATGGTAACGTGTGGGTGACACAAAATGGCGGAAACGATTGGACTAATATTTCCGTAGGAATTCCAAATAGATGGGTGACTAAAGTATTAGCAGATCGAGATGATGTGAATAGAGTTTTTGTAACGCTGTCTGGCTATCGCTATGGCGAAGATGAGGGTAATGTGTACAGATCTAGCAATAGAGGGCAGGTGTGGGGAGCAATTGGTGCTAGTTTACCAGACATCCCTATAAACGACATTGTAAAAGATGCAAACGGAAACACTTTTCTAGCAACAGACGTTGGTGTTTTTGGAGCTGCCACAGAAGCGTATGTTTGGCAAGTGATAGATGGTAATATGCCTTCTGTTGTGGTTAACGATTTACATATTCACGAACCTTCTGGGATGTTGTATGCTGCCACTTACGGTCGTTCTATTTATAAATTAGATCTTGCAAGTGTTACGTTAAGTACTTCGGAAATAGAAGACACCATAAAAGCGTCTATTTTTCCAAATCCAGCTAGCGATGTAGTTACTATTGCATTAACCGAAACTGTAGCTCAAGCAAACATTGTTATTTTTGATGCTCTAGGGAGGGAAGTTGGAAACCATTCTTTTAAGAACCAACAGAGGCTGGTGTTGTCTATTAGTACGTTAGAAACGGGTAGTTATTTTGTAAAAGTAATAACTCCATTTGCTACTAGTACCAAGAAATTGATTGTAAAATAA
- the nhaD gene encoding sodium:proton antiporter NhaD, which translates to MESIIILIFVIGYLSITLEHPLKLDKTVPALIMSALIWAVLAIGFHKGWFNVIDTYENSFSFLDGGTEAEHGFENTLLHHLGKTAEILIFLIGAMTIVEIIDLHRGFEVLKSAVKTKSKRRLLWIIGILAFILSAIIDNLTATIVLITLLRKLIPDKQTRLWYAAMVVIAANAGGAWSPIGDVTTTMLWIAKKVTAGGLIEFVIIPSVVCFALPFLIASYMKPFRGHLVTEELNEDEEAGRLLSSKTMLFLGLGMIVSVPVFKTLTHLPPYVGMMLALGVVWLVSEYIHPEEDFSKERRHLYSAHKALSRIEISSILFFLGILMAVAGLESLVYGVSSEGDPVGTLRYLAEVLQAAIPNQDVVVILLGIFSAIIDNVPLVAASIGMYDSPTDSVLWHFIAYSAGTGGSMLIIGSAAGVAAMGMEKIDFIWYLKKIAWLAFVGFIAGAGVFLLIERVLFAH; encoded by the coding sequence ATGGAGTCTATTATCATCCTCATTTTCGTTATCGGGTACTTGTCAATTACCCTAGAACATCCCCTAAAATTAGATAAAACTGTTCCGGCACTTATAATGTCTGCCTTAATTTGGGCAGTGCTGGCTATTGGTTTTCATAAAGGGTGGTTTAATGTTATAGATACCTACGAAAATTCCTTTAGTTTCTTAGATGGCGGTACAGAAGCCGAACATGGCTTCGAGAATACGCTGCTACATCACCTTGGTAAAACTGCAGAGATACTAATTTTCTTAATTGGTGCTATGACCATTGTAGAAATTATAGATCTACACCGAGGTTTCGAAGTGCTTAAGAGTGCCGTAAAGACAAAAAGTAAAAGAAGATTGCTGTGGATTATAGGGATACTTGCCTTTATTTTATCGGCTATCATCGATAACCTAACAGCTACTATTGTACTTATTACACTACTGCGCAAGCTAATTCCAGACAAGCAAACACGTCTTTGGTATGCCGCTATGGTAGTAATTGCAGCCAACGCTGGTGGAGCATGGTCTCCAATTGGAGATGTAACAACCACCATGCTTTGGATTGCCAAAAAGGTGACCGCAGGTGGATTGATTGAGTTTGTAATTATACCTTCTGTAGTGTGTTTTGCGCTTCCTTTCTTAATTGCTAGCTATATGAAACCGTTTAGAGGACACTTAGTAACTGAAGAATTGAATGAAGATGAAGAAGCGGGTCGTTTGTTAAGTAGCAAAACAATGCTGTTCTTAGGATTAGGTATGATTGTTTCGGTACCTGTTTTTAAAACACTTACACACCTTCCTCCTTATGTGGGTATGATGCTCGCGTTAGGAGTTGTTTGGCTAGTTTCTGAATACATTCACCCAGAAGAAGATTTCAGCAAAGAAAGAAGACATTTATATTCTGCTCATAAGGCCTTGTCAAGAATCGAGATTTCAAGTATCTTGTTTTTCCTCGGAATCTTAATGGCTGTAGCTGGACTAGAAAGTCTAGTTTATGGTGTCTCTTCAGAGGGAGATCCTGTAGGTACATTGCGTTATTTAGCCGAAGTTCTACAAGCAGCAATACCTAACCAGGATGTTGTGGTTATATTACTAGGTATATTCTCAGCAATTATAGATAACGTTCCTTTAGTTGCAGCTTCTATAGGTATGTACGATAGTCCAACAGATTCTGTTTTATGGCACTTCATTGCCTATTCTGCAGGAACGGGTGGTAGTATGCTTATTATTGGATCTGCTGCAGGTGTAGCTGCCATGGGAATGGAAAAAATTGATTTTATCTGGTATCTAAAGAAAATTGCTTGGCTCGCCTTTGTAGGTTTTATTGCCGGAGCTGGCGTTTTCTTATTGATAGAACGAGTGCTCTTTGCACACTAA
- a CDS encoding Glu/Leu/Phe/Val dehydrogenase dimerization domain-containing protein, which yields MKELLKKYEEKAPEIVFHWNDAETEAEGWTVINSLRGGAAGGGTRMREGLDKNEVLSLAKTMEVKFTVSGPAIGGAKSGINFDPRDPRKKGVLERWYKAVSPLLKSYYGTGGDLNVDEIHEVIPITEESGVWHPQEGVFTGHFTPTEADKINRIGQLRQGVIKVLENDTYSPDVSRKYTVADMITGYGVAEAVRHYYDIYGGSVAGKRAVVQGFGNVGAAAAYYLAQMGAKIVGIIDRAGGIINKDGFSFDEITALFLQKDGNTLKADNMMSFEEINEKIWTLECEVFAPCAASRLITKDQISSMINTGLEVISCGANVPFADKEIFFGPIMEYTDERVSLIPDFISNCGMARVFAYFMERKVQMTDEAIFNDTSMTIKNAIQNTFDNNSTKTNISKTAFEIALKQLL from the coding sequence ATGAAAGAACTACTCAAAAAGTACGAAGAAAAAGCACCTGAAATAGTATTTCACTGGAACGATGCAGAAACCGAAGCAGAAGGATGGACAGTGATTAATTCACTCCGTGGTGGTGCAGCAGGAGGAGGAACTAGAATGCGCGAAGGCCTTGATAAAAATGAGGTGCTTTCGTTAGCAAAAACTATGGAAGTTAAGTTTACCGTTTCAGGCCCAGCTATTGGTGGCGCAAAATCTGGAATTAATTTCGATCCTCGCGACCCGCGTAAAAAAGGAGTTTTAGAACGTTGGTATAAGGCAGTATCTCCACTACTTAAATCGTATTACGGTACGGGTGGCGATTTAAACGTTGATGAAATTCATGAGGTAATTCCAATTACTGAAGAAAGTGGTGTTTGGCATCCGCAAGAAGGAGTTTTTACAGGACATTTTACGCCAACAGAGGCCGATAAGATAAATAGAATTGGCCAGTTACGTCAAGGTGTGATAAAGGTGCTTGAAAACGATACATATTCACCAGACGTTTCAAGAAAATATACGGTGGCAGACATGATTACTGGTTACGGGGTTGCCGAGGCCGTACGTCATTATTACGATATTTATGGTGGTTCTGTTGCAGGTAAACGCGCTGTAGTTCAGGGATTTGGTAATGTAGGCGCTGCTGCTGCTTACTACTTGGCTCAGATGGGAGCAAAAATTGTTGGAATTATAGATAGAGCAGGAGGAATTATAAACAAAGACGGTTTCAGTTTTGATGAAATTACAGCACTCTTTCTTCAGAAAGATGGTAACACCCTCAAGGCAGACAATATGATGTCTTTTGAAGAAATTAACGAGAAAATATGGACGCTAGAATGTGAAGTATTTGCTCCCTGCGCAGCCTCAAGATTGATTACAAAAGATCAAATTTCTTCTATGATTAATACAGGTTTGGAAGTCATTAGCTGTGGCGCTAATGTTCCATTTGCTGATAAAGAAATTTTCTTTGGCCCCATCATGGAATACACCGATGAGCGTGTAAGCTTAATACCAGATTTTATTTCTAATTGCGGTATGGCACGCGTTTTTGCCTACTTTATGGAGCGTAAGGTGCAAATGACCGACGAGGCGATCTTTAACGACACTTCGATGACTATTAAAAATGCAATTCAGAATACATTCGACAATAATAGTACGAAAACAAATATTAGTAAAACAGCTTTTGAAATTGCACTGAAACAATTACTTTAG
- a CDS encoding bifunctional folylpolyglutamate synthase/dihydrofolate synthase yields the protein MNYSETIQWLFKQLPMYQRQGKVAYKANLDNTEALANYLNHPENGFKSVHVGGTNGKGSTSHMLASILQEAGYSVGLYTSPHLKDFRERIKINGEMISKRSVSSFVAKHQHFFEVQQLSFFEMTVGLAFDYFRKKKVDIAIVEVGLGGRLDSTNIITPEISVITNIGLDHTQFLGTTLSAIASEKGGIIKYGVPVVIGERVKETAAVFKKISEEKKAKLIFAEDTEFPYYSSDLKGNYQKNNQRTALTAITILRSQGWEISEENITNGLRYVTRNTGLQGRWQLLGENPKVICDTAHNMEGLNYVMKQLDTEDFESLHIVFGVVSDKDLNKILPLLPKEATYYFCSPNIPRALPATLLQETAGTFGLLGGCYNGVTAALKEAKKIASANDLIFVGGSTFVVAEVV from the coding sequence ATCAACTATTCTGAAACAATACAATGGCTTTTTAAGCAGTTGCCTATGTACCAACGTCAAGGCAAGGTTGCGTACAAGGCGAATTTAGATAATACCGAAGCGTTAGCTAATTACTTAAACCATCCTGAAAATGGTTTTAAAAGTGTGCATGTTGGTGGGACTAATGGTAAAGGGTCTACAAGCCATATGCTGGCTTCGATCTTGCAAGAAGCAGGATATTCTGTTGGACTGTATACATCGCCTCACTTAAAAGATTTCCGAGAACGAATTAAGATTAACGGGGAAATGATTTCGAAACGATCGGTGTCTTCGTTTGTGGCCAAACATCAACATTTTTTTGAGGTACAGCAATTGTCTTTCTTCGAAATGACCGTGGGTTTAGCTTTTGATTATTTTAGAAAGAAAAAAGTAGACATCGCGATTGTAGAGGTGGGCCTAGGAGGTAGATTAGACAGCACAAATATAATTACGCCAGAAATTTCAGTAATAACAAATATTGGTTTAGATCACACACAATTTTTAGGAACTACCTTAAGTGCAATTGCTTCGGAAAAAGGAGGGATTATAAAATATGGTGTTCCGGTGGTAATTGGAGAACGTGTAAAAGAAACCGCTGCTGTTTTCAAGAAAATTTCCGAAGAAAAAAAAGCCAAGCTCATTTTTGCAGAAGATACTGAGTTTCCATACTACTCTTCAGATTTAAAAGGTAATTACCAGAAAAACAATCAGCGTACCGCCTTAACTGCCATAACAATACTTCGGTCTCAGGGATGGGAAATTTCAGAAGAAAACATTACAAACGGGCTGCGATACGTAACAAGAAATACGGGTTTGCAAGGTAGGTGGCAATTGTTAGGTGAGAATCCTAAAGTAATTTGTGACACAGCTCATAATATGGAGGGATTGAATTATGTTATGAAGCAGTTAGATACAGAAGATTTTGAATCGTTACACATTGTGTTTGGAGTGGTGTCTGACAAAGATTTAAATAAAATATTACCCTTACTACCTAAGGAGGCTACGTATTATTTTTGCAGCCCCAATATTCCGCGTGCACTTCCTGCAACACTATTACAAGAGACAGCCGGTACATTTGGCTTGCTTGGTGGCTGTTACAACGGCGTTACAGCTGCATTGAAAGAAGCAAAGAAAATAGCATCTGCTAATGATTTAATTTTTGTTGGTGGAAGTACATTTGTAGTGGCAGAGGTTGTTTAA
- a CDS encoding anhydro-N-acetylmuramic acid kinase, which produces MFKTTYSVLGVMSGTSLDGIDVAELQFKVSEEGKWTFKIVTSETVAYPLTWVAILKEAVHFSEGRLKTLNEKYTRYLAQIIREFIAKNAIKNLDAVCSHGHTILHNPDQGITLQIGNLPEISTLSNETVVCDFRVQDVSLGGQGAPLVPIGDQLLFSEYDYCLNLGGFANCSSEVDGVRIAYDICPVNIVLNSLSEVLGLPYDDGGTIARNGLVDKSLLTQLNNLPFYSLSPPKSLGLEWVQAHVFPLLNASEISAENKIATFTEHIAQQLAAQFAIGSTVLVTGGGAYNTYLLEQMMAHKKLQLVVPEKRLVEFKEALIFGLLGVLRLRNEVNCLASVTGASHNHSTGVIFKTI; this is translated from the coding sequence ATGTTTAAAACAACGTACTCTGTTTTGGGGGTCATGTCTGGAACTTCTTTAGACGGTATTGATGTCGCCGAACTTCAATTTAAAGTTTCAGAAGAAGGAAAATGGACTTTTAAAATTGTGACATCAGAAACGGTTGCATATCCTTTAACTTGGGTTGCAATTCTGAAAGAAGCTGTCCATTTTTCTGAAGGAAGACTAAAAACATTAAATGAAAAATACACTCGTTATCTAGCCCAAATAATTAGAGAGTTTATAGCAAAAAATGCGATTAAAAATCTAGATGCTGTCTGCAGTCATGGGCATACCATTCTTCATAATCCCGACCAAGGCATTACACTTCAGATAGGAAACCTGCCAGAAATTTCTACACTTAGTAACGAGACAGTGGTTTGCGATTTTCGTGTACAAGACGTGTCTTTAGGTGGGCAAGGAGCGCCTTTGGTGCCAATAGGCGATCAATTACTTTTTTCTGAATACGATTACTGCTTGAACTTGGGCGGATTTGCAAACTGTTCTTCAGAGGTTGATGGGGTGAGAATAGCCTACGATATTTGTCCTGTAAACATTGTTTTAAATTCGCTTTCCGAAGTGCTCGGCTTGCCATATGATGACGGAGGAACCATCGCCAGAAATGGCCTTGTAGACAAATCACTATTAACACAGTTAAACAATTTGCCGTTTTACTCGCTTTCCCCACCAAAAAGTTTGGGACTAGAATGGGTGCAAGCACATGTTTTTCCATTGTTAAATGCTTCGGAAATTTCGGCAGAAAACAAAATAGCCACGTTTACCGAACATATTGCGCAACAGTTGGCAGCGCAATTTGCTATAGGAAGCACTGTTCTGGTAACGGGCGGGGGAGCGTATAATACGTATTTATTAGAACAGATGATGGCTCATAAAAAACTACAGCTTGTGGTGCCAGAAAAGAGATTGGTTGAGTTTAAAGAAGCATTAATTTTTGGATTGCTTGGAGTGCTTAGACTACGCAATGAGGTGAATTGCTTAGCGAGTGTTACTGGAGCAAGTCACAATCATAGTACTGGTGTTATTTTCAAGACCATCTAA